The sequence below is a genomic window from Actinomycetota bacterium.
CCAGGGTTGTGCCGCCGACCGGATCGACGAAGATCACGGTCACGTAGAGCGTGCTGCCTTTCCACACGGTACCGACGCCGATCCGGTTGTACGCGCCTTCGAGGATGTGGGTGCGATGCGAGCTCGACCCCATGAACGCTTGATGCACGGATTTCGCCGAAGGGCCGCGGCCGACGTTCTCGCCGATCTTCTTCCAATCGTCTACGTCGCTGCCGATGCTTGAGTTGTGGTAGATGGCGCCTTTGGCCGCCATCTCTGCGCTGTGTTTGCGCGCCACGGAGACAAGATCGCTCGAGAGCGTGAGCTTCGCCTTCCCGTACTGCGCCCGCGACGCGTTCGTGTAGGACAGCAATGAGCCCTCGTCGGACGTGAGCGCGTTCGCCTTAGGGAAGGGGGAAGATGCGGTGAAGACGAGAGCGCCGACGAGGGCTGCGAGGACCCGCAAACGGGTCTTCCCCCCAGACACCGCGCGGAACGATACGGATGTCGAACGTCCTAAGCAAGTGCATCCGGCGTCCTGCATGCATGGGGGACTCGGACCCTACGTAGCGTGACTTTAGACCTACTTTTTGTAGAGCAAGCCCGACCTGCAGTTTCACGTGAGCCGCCGGTCGAAGATGCTCACGCAGAGTGGTGAAACACGGATCAGGATCGTTTGGCTCCGGCGAGGAAGTCGCGCACGGTGTCGACCGTCCGGGCGATCGCACCGTCGCCCGCGGCGGCGAACGCCGGGTGAACATCGGGGAACTACGTCACGGTATCGGAGCCGAAGACGGCATAGTCACCTCGAACGTGGATCCCTTGCCGAGCTCGCTTTTCGCCTCCACGTGACCGTCGTGCTGCTCCGCGATGTGCTTGACGATCGCGAGGCCGAGACCGGTGCCGCCGGTTTCTCGTGAACGAGCCCGATCAACGCGGTAGAAGCGTTCGA
It includes:
- a CDS encoding CAP domain-containing protein, which encodes MSGGKTRLRVLAALVGALVFTASSPFPKANALTSDEGSLLSYTNASRAQYGKAKLTLSSDLVSVARKHSAEMAAKGAIYHNSSIGSDVDDWKKIGENVGRGPSAKSVHQAFMGSSSHRTHILEGAYNRIGVGTVWKGSTLYVTVIFVDPVGGTTL